From a region of the Streptomyces tirandamycinicus genome:
- a CDS encoding bacterial proteasome activator family protein: protein MEMPRSERSQESPPVLIVGQNGMALGGGDGDGDAREVPVTEMVEQPAKVMRIGSMIKQLLEEVRAAPLDEASRVRLKEIHSSSVKELEEGLAPELVEELERLSLPFTDEVVPSEAELRIAQAQLVGWLEGLFHGIQTALFAQQMAARAQLEQMRRALPPGAPTDDESLHGGPARSGPYL from the coding sequence ATGGAGATGCCGAGGAGTGAACGGTCGCAGGAGAGCCCCCCGGTCCTGATCGTGGGACAGAACGGGATGGCGCTTGGCGGCGGTGATGGTGACGGCGACGCTCGCGAGGTGCCGGTGACGGAGATGGTCGAACAGCCTGCGAAGGTCATGCGGATCGGCAGCATGATCAAGCAGCTGCTGGAGGAAGTGCGGGCGGCACCTCTGGACGAGGCGAGCCGGGTCCGGCTGAAGGAGATCCACTCGAGCTCGGTGAAGGAGCTCGAAGAGGGGCTGGCACCGGAGCTCGTCGAGGAGCTGGAGCGGCTGTCCCTCCCGTTCACCGACGAGGTGGTGCCGTCGGAGGCCGAGCTGCGTATCGCCCAGGCCCAGCTGGTCGGCTGGCTCGAGGGACTGTTCCACGGGATCCAGACGGCGCTGTTCGCCCAGCAGATGGCGGCCCGCGCCCAGCTGGAGCAGATGCGCCGTGCCCTTCCGCCGGGTGCCCCCACCGACGACGAGTCCCTCCACGGCGGCCCGGCCCGCTCGGGCCCCTACCTCTGA